Proteins found in one Dermacentor silvarum isolate Dsil-2018 chromosome 8, BIME_Dsil_1.4, whole genome shotgun sequence genomic segment:
- the LOC119461214 gene encoding uncharacterized protein LOC119461214, protein MMAQRHKALSCALRDEIIQFLNEHKLIQHTNTSVMRWEYCALGRSLAVRYPNMVWDHPKPGTQLPYKQKNAWSVFIRRLTASRKALKWRRKKKLLNSYWTPQGSTSTIRTPPTTAS, encoded by the exons ATGATGGCACAAAGGCACAAGGCGCTCTCCTGCGCTCTGCGCGATGAGATCATCCAGTTCCTAAA TGAACACAAGCTGATCCAGCACACGAACACGTCAGTCATGCGCTGGGAGTACTGTGCGCTGGGGCGGTCCTTGGCTGTACGGTACCCCAACATGGTCTGGGATCACCCCAAGCCTGGCACGCAGCTGCCTTACAAACAGAAGAATGCTTGG AGTGTCTTCATAAGACGCCTCACTGCATCAAGAAAGGCCCTGAAgtggaggaggaagaagaagctTCTGAATTCATATTGGACTccccaaggatctacatctacaatTAGGACTCCACCCACCACTGCTTCCTAG